From the Companilactobacillus ginsenosidimutans genome, the window TAATAACGACGTTGTGACTAGAAAGAATGCTAAACTTTCAAAGCCAGTTAAAAAACCAAGTAAGGTCAAGGATGTAGAAGTTAAGGCTCCACAACAAGCTAAAACTGAGTCAGCTTCAACTAGCCCTGCCAGCGTACTTTCAAAATTAGGTAGTATCTCAACTTCAAAAGTTAAATCTGCTGCAAAGGATGAAGCTCAAGCCGCACAATTGATTCAAACAGAAACTGGAATGACGGCTGCCAAATCTGAAGCTGCCGCACAAGTAGTATTTTCAAATGCGAAATATTCAGCCTTGAGAAGTGATTTGAGCAGTGGAAATTGGATTGGTGCTTATCAGCAATATTCTAAGCTCTCAAGTGATGGCACAATTGCTCAACTACAACAAAGTCTAGCAAATTAATATTTTGCCATGCATATGAATATGTTATAGACTGTTAATAACTTTTTACAACTTATTGATATAGAGAGGGAATATCATGCGTAGGAGAAAATCATATCGGGCAGCGGTCTTGGGGATATTAATGGCCATCATTTTTGTCCAATCAATGGTGCCATTATTAGGCTTTATTCCGACTGGATTCGTCAATATTACAATTATCCATATCACCGTTATAGTCGCCGCAATTGTGCTTGGACCAACTGATGGTGCAATTGTTGGATTAGTCTGGGGTATCGGGACAATTATCAGAGCATTGACTAGCCCAACATCAATCATTGATACAACGGTATTTACCAACCCAATCGTAGCGATTTTGCCTAGAGTTTTAGTAGGATTATTTGCTGGATGGGTATATCTTTGGTTTAAGAAACATAATACTCATAAAGTTTTAGGGATGGGAATTGCTTCTGCCGTAGGATCAATTACAAATACCGTATTGGTACTCTTCTTGATGAGAGTCATGTATGCCAGCACATTGTCACAGGCTTATGCTACACAAACATCAGCCTTGAATGCAGTGTTGCTTGCTATTGTTGGTACTAATGGTGTAGCGGAACTTATTGCTGCTATTATCATTGGACCTGCAATTGCTACTGCTATCTTGAAGACTAATAAATTTTTAGATGAATAAAGACCTGTATGAGAAATCATACAGGCCTTTTTGGAGATTGTTATTATAACGATGTTATGTCTTTTGCTTGATAATTTGTTTTTACATTGATATTCTTACGATAAAGGGATATTTCCCCTTAAAAAAGCATAAGGAGGCAATCTACATGGCTGGACTAATTGGCAATGATTTTCTAGATGAGAAAGCATATAAGAAACTTATTAAAAAACTGAGTGAACCTATCAGTAGGAAACGAAGAGCTGAGTTAGAAAAGACCTCCAAACTATTTAAAACTGGTGTTCCTAAGATTGACACCAGTGAAATGTACAAATAAGTGATTTCTGAAGATTACAAATTAATTAGTATTATGAATATCGGGCAACTCAATTTGCATGATTTTAATTGTGTTCCGTTGAACATAAATCATGGTAGTCAAGATATTGAAGAAATTTTGAAAATCAATAGATTCTTAATTGATCCATTGCTTGCATTAAAGTATGAAACTAATAATGTATTCAAAACTTTCATACTTGTGGATATTAAGAAAGGAAAGATTGTTGGTTTTTATTCACTTTGTGTTGGAAGTAAAAGAGTTTTCAAGGAATTCAAGAAACTAAAAAGTTTACCTACCGTTGAAAATAATAAAGAATTGCCAACAGTTGAATTAATATGGTTCGGAATTGATAATAAGTACCAGGGTCAAAAACTTGGTACTGCACTTATGGAAAATGTATTTCAAACAGCATATGATATTTCAAAAAGAGCTGGAGTAAGTTTCTTAGCTGTGAATTCTCTGAAGAGAACAAAAAAGTTTTATGAAAAACTCAATTTTTTTGACTTAGGTATTCCTCACAAATTAAATGAGAGTTTGTGGATGGGAGTAACTATCAAAGAAATAAAAATAGCAATTAATAAATAACCACGTAAGCAGCCTGGTATCACTGTACCTAGGCTGCTTTTTTATTTTCATGAAAGACCAGTTAGTTTCAATTGTAATTGAAGAAAACAGAAAAATTAGGTTAGTTTCAATTGTAATTGAAGAAAACGGAAAATTTAGGTTAGTTTCAATTATAATTGATAAAAACAAGCAATTTATATTTTTTATAATAATCCGAAATAATTAGACTAAAACAATAAAATTAAAGGAAAATATATGAAAGCCAAAGCAGTATTCAAATCGGTAATAGTAATTATTTTAGTGATAGTAATATTGGTTGTAAGTTTTGCTATTATTAATAAGAAAAACACCAGTAATCGTGAATTGAATGACTTTCAACCGCGCGTTGAAAAGGTACTACGTAAAAGTAATTTACCTGGAAAAGTCAAGGTAACTAGGGTCTTTATTTCAACTGGTGGTGATTACGAAAAGAATGCGGAATTTACATATCAGGAAAAAGTGAATAATAAATGGGTGAAAATCAAGAGTGGGTTACCATTTGACGGGAGAACTAAAAAATATAATTACGACTTCAATCCTATTAACAAAAATGATTTTTCTCATAGTGAAACTATGGCCAACTTCTATCAATCCAGTTGGAGAAATTCAAAAGGGAAAACTATTATTAACA encodes:
- a CDS encoding ECF transporter S component, with product MMRRRKSYRAAVLGILMAIIFVQSMVPLLGFIPTGFVNITIIHITVIVAAIVLGPTDGAIVGLVWGIGTIIRALTSPTSIIDTTVFTNPIVAILPRVLVGLFAGWVYLWFKKHNTHKVLGMGIASAVGSITNTVLVLFLMRVMYASTLSQAYATQTSALNAVLLAIVGTNGVAELIAAIIIGPAIATAILKTNKFLDE
- a CDS encoding GNAT family N-acetyltransferase codes for the protein MHDFNCVPLNINHGSQDIEEILKINRFLIDPLLALKYETNNVFKTFILVDIKKGKIVGFYSLCVGSKRVFKEFKKLKSLPTVENNKELPTVELIWFGIDNKYQGQKLGTALMENVFQTAYDISKRAGVSFLAVNSLKRTKKFYEKLNFFDLGIPHKLNESLWMGVTIKEIKIAINK